From Callithrix jacchus isolate 240 chromosome 3, calJac240_pri, whole genome shotgun sequence, a single genomic window includes:
- the TLR10 gene encoding toll-like receptor 10, whose amino-acid sequence MRLIGNIYIFCSIVMTVEGEVPELPGERELMTNCSNMSLRKVPADLTPATTTLDLSYNLLFQLQSSDFHPVSKLKVLILCHNRIQQLNLKIFEFNKELRYLDLSNNRLKSVSWYSLAGLRYLDLSFNDFDTMPICEEAGNMSHLEILGLSGAKIQKSDFHKIAHLHLNTVFLGFRTLSHYEEGSLPILNTTKLHIVLPMNTNFWVLLRDGIKTSKILEMTNIDGKSQFVSYEMQQNLSLENAKTSVLLLNKVDLLWDDLFSIFQFVWHTSVEYFQIRNVTFGGKVYLDHNSFDYSNTVMRTIKLEHVHYRMPYIQQDKIYLLLTKMDVENLTISNAQIPHMLFPNYPTKFQHLNFANNILTDELFKRTIQLPHLKTLILKDNKLETLSLVSRFANNTPLEHMDLSQNLLQHKNDENCSWPETVVTMNLSYNKLSDSVFRCLPKSIQILDLNNNQIQTVPKEAIHLMALQELNIAFNFLTDLPGCSHFSRLSVLNIEMNLILSPSLDFFQSCQEVKTLNAGRNPFWCTCELKHFIRLETYSEGMMVGWSDSYICEYPLNLRGTRLKDVHLPELSCNTALLIVTIVLIMLVLGLVVAFCCLHFDLPWYLRMLGQCTQTWHRVRKTAQEQLKRNVQFHTFIAYSEHDSLWVKNELIPNLEKEDGSILICLYERNFDPGKSVSENIVSFMEESYKSIFVLSPNFVQSEWCHYELYFAHHNLFHENSDHIILILLEPIPFYCIPTRYHKLKALLEKKAYLEWPKDRRKCRLFWANLRAALNIHVSATREMCELQTFTEFSEESRGSTVSLMRTDCL is encoded by the coding sequence ATGAGACTCATCGgaaacatttacatattttgtaGTATTGTTATGACAGTAGAGGGTGAGGTTCCAGAGCTGCCAGGAGAAAGGGAGCTGATGACCAACTGCTCCAACATGTCTCTAAGAAAGGTTCCTGCAGACTTGACCCCAGCCACAACCACACTGGATTTATCCTATAACCTCCTTTTTCAACTCCAGAGTTCAGATTTTCATCCTGTCTCCAAACTGAAAGTTTTGATTCTATGCCATAACAGAATCCAGCAGCTGAATCTCAAAATCTTTGAATTCAACAAGGAGTTAAGATATTTAGATTTATCTAATAACAGACTGAAGAGTGTAAGTTGGTATTCACTGGCAGGTCTCAGGTATTTAGATCTTTCTTTTAATGACTTTGACACCATGCCTATCTGTGAGGAAGCTGGCAACATGTCACACCTGGAAATCCTAGGTTTGAGTggggcaaaaatacaaaaatcagatttCCACAAAATTGCTCATCTGCATCTAAATACTGTCTTCTTAGGATTCAGAACTCTTTCTCATTATGAAGAAGGTAGCCTGCCCATCTTAAACACAACAAAACTGCACATTGTTTTACCAATGAATACAAATTTCTGGGTTCTTTTGCGTGATGGAATCAAGACttcaaaaatattagaaatgacaaatataGATGGCAAAAGCCAATTTGTAAGTTATGAAATGCAACAAAATCTGAGTTTAGAAAATGCTAAGACATCGGTTTTATTACTTAATAAAGTTGATTTACTCTGGGACGACCTTTTCTCTATCTTCCAATTTGTTTGGCATACATCAGTGGAATACTTTCAGATCCGAAATGTGACTTTTGGTGGTAAGGTTTATCTTGACCACAATTCATTTGACTACTCAAATACTGTAATGAGAACTATAAAATTGGAGCATGTACATTACAGAATGCCTTACATTCAGCAGGATAAAATCTATTTGCTTTTGACCAAAATGGACGTAGAAAACCTGACAATATCAAATGCACAAATTCCACATATGCTATTCCCTAATTATCCTAcaaaatttcaacatttaaattttgCCAATAATATCTTAACAGACGAGTTGTTTAAAAGAACTATCCAACTGCCTCACTTGAAAACTCTCATTTTGAAGGACAATAAGCTGGAGACACTTTCTTTAGTGAGTCGCTTTGCTAACAACACACCCTTGGAACACATGGATCTGAGTCAAAATCTATTACaacataaaaatgatgaaaattgcTCATGGCCAGAAACTGTGGTCACCATGAACCTGTCATACAATAAATTGTCTGATTCTGTTTTCAGGTGCTTACCCAAAAGTATTCAAATACTTGACCTAAATAATAACCAAATCCAAACTGTACCTAAAGAGGCTATTCATCTAATGGCCTTACAAGAGCTAAATATTGCATTTAATTTTCTAACTGATCTCCCTGGGTGTAGTCATTTCAGTAGACTCTCAGTTCTGAACATTGAAATGAACTTAATTCTCAGCCCATCTCTGGATTTTTTTCAGAGCTGTCAGGAAGTTAAGACTCTAAATGCAGGAAGAAATCCATTCTGGTGTACCTGtgaattaaaacatttcattcGGCTTGAAACATATTCAGAGGGCATGATGGTTGGATGGTCAGATTCATACATCTGTGAATACCCTTTAAACCTAAGGGGGACTCGGCTAAAAGATGTTCATCTTCCTGAATTATCTTGCAACACAGCTCTGTTAATTGTCACCATTGTGCTTATCATGCTAGTTCTGGGGTTGGTTGTGGCCTTCTGTTGTCTCCACTTTGATCTGCCCTGGTATCTCAGGATGCTAGGTCAATGCACACAAACATGGCACAGGGTTAGGAAGACAGCCCAAGAACAACTCAAGAGAAATGTCCAATTCCACACATTTATTGCATACAGTGAACATGATTCTCTGTGGGTGAAGAATGAATTGATCCCCAATCTAGAGAAAGAAGATGGTTCTATCTTGATTTGCCTTTATGAAAGAAACTTTGACCCTGGAAAGAGTGTTAGTGAAAATATTGTGAGCTTCATGGAGGAGAGTTACAAGTCCATCTTTGTTCTGTCTCCCAACTTTGTCCAGAGTGAGTGGTGCCATTATGAACTCTACTTTGCCCACCACAATCTCTTCCATGAAAATTCTGATCATATAATTCTTATATTACTGGAACCCATTCCATTCTACTGCATTCCCACCAGGTATCATAAACTGAAAGCTCTCCTGGAAAAAAAAGCATACTTGGAATGGCCCAAGGATAGGCGTAAATGTAGGCTTTTCTGGGCAAACCTTCGAGCTGCTCTTAACATTCACGTATCAGCCACCAGAGAAATGTGTGAACTACAGACATTCACAGAGTTCAGTGAAGAGTCTCGAGGTTCTACAGTCTCTCTGATGAGAACAGACTGCCTATAA